A single Candidatus Thalassolituus haligoni DNA region contains:
- a CDS encoding PaaI family thioesterase — translation MSRLNPMITLAQLNTLGAGHLPGLLGMEILAFDEGRLVAAMNVTPQHLAPNGYLHGGSVVSLADTACGYATVLHLPEGGQSFTTIELKTNYLGTTREGRVVCTATARHLGKTTQVWDAEVVDETSGKTIALFRCSNVILYPQVSS, via the coding sequence ATGAGTCGATTAAACCCCATGATCACGCTGGCACAATTAAACACCCTTGGTGCTGGCCATCTGCCAGGCCTGTTGGGCATGGAAATACTAGCGTTTGATGAAGGTCGGCTGGTGGCCGCCATGAATGTCACGCCGCAACACCTGGCACCCAACGGCTATTTGCACGGCGGCAGTGTGGTGTCGCTGGCGGATACGGCCTGTGGCTATGCCACCGTACTGCATTTGCCGGAAGGCGGGCAGTCGTTCACTACGATCGAATTAAAAACCAATTATCTCGGCACGACCCGTGAAGGCCGCGTGGTGTGTACTGCGACGGCACGGCATCTGGGTAAAACCACCCAGGTCTGGGATGCCGAAGTGGTGGATGAGACGAGTGGCAAGACCATCGCCTTGTTTCGTTGTTCGAACGTGATTTTGTACCCGCAAGTCTCTTCCTGA
- a CDS encoding MAPEG family protein, with protein MPELVNQYSLALQALMLMFATLLVQSLVATLAHRKQPHYIPGIVDKQLSHASFVFRSHRTFMNSLENLPMMVGPVLVGLLSGFDAVQLGLMCWIYAITRLLHMALYYAIATEKNPSPRSYFYSIGLLVNVMLIVMVTVHLLSSR; from the coding sequence GTGCCAGAATTAGTCAACCAATACAGCCTGGCCTTACAGGCCTTGATGCTGATGTTTGCCACACTGTTGGTACAAAGCCTGGTAGCCACTCTGGCGCATCGCAAACAGCCGCATTACATCCCCGGTATCGTTGACAAACAACTGAGCCATGCCTCCTTTGTGTTCCGCAGTCACCGCACCTTTATGAACTCGCTGGAGAATCTGCCAATGATGGTCGGCCCGGTACTGGTGGGTCTACTGTCTGGATTTGATGCCGTACAACTGGGGCTGATGTGCTGGATTTACGCCATAACCCGCCTGCTGCATATGGCGCTGTATTACGCCATTGCAACCGAGAAGAATCCCAGCCCGCGCAGTTATTTTTACAGCATCGGGCTGTTGGTGAACGTCATGCTAATCGTGATGGTAACGGTTCATCTGCTGAGCAGCCGTTAA
- a CDS encoding LysR family transcriptional regulator, with protein MPNSVQQLVNRLSFRQLQVFRAVYRHRNYSKAGEQLGLTQPAVSSQVRQLEQALKQPVFEYVGRKLFCTAAGEKLASCIDVIFDELGALQNQLVMMGNQVAGELNIAAVDTAHCVLPYLLQDFMANHPQVRVHVRMVNRSESMRRLHDNTDHLVVMGMAPVDKTLATLPFLDNELIPLVAPGHPLLARREVGIQEFLAQGLIIREEESGTRQALELWSRQCRIPLQPIMQIDSNDGLKHAVIAGLGVTVLPKLTVLSELQNGSLKQLPLAGFPLRRSWCLVYLSDKQPNPAMRAFVDFVQDSIHAIEQQFARRSASVSRAAPSPTD; from the coding sequence ATGCCAAATTCTGTGCAACAATTGGTCAATCGATTGTCTTTCCGACAGCTGCAGGTCTTTCGGGCTGTTTATCGGCACCGCAACTACAGCAAGGCCGGGGAGCAACTGGGTTTGACCCAGCCAGCCGTCAGCTCACAAGTACGACAATTGGAACAGGCGCTGAAGCAGCCGGTATTCGAATACGTCGGCCGCAAACTGTTCTGCACTGCCGCCGGGGAGAAATTGGCCTCCTGCATCGACGTCATTTTTGATGAACTGGGGGCGTTACAAAATCAACTGGTAATGATGGGCAATCAGGTTGCCGGTGAGCTGAATATTGCGGCGGTTGATACCGCTCACTGCGTGCTGCCGTATCTGTTGCAGGACTTTATGGCCAACCACCCACAAGTACGGGTGCATGTGCGGATGGTAAACCGTTCCGAGTCCATGCGACGCCTGCACGATAACACCGATCATCTGGTGGTGATGGGCATGGCTCCAGTGGATAAAACCCTGGCCACACTGCCGTTTCTGGACAATGAGCTGATCCCGCTGGTTGCTCCCGGCCACCCGTTGCTGGCACGCCGCGAAGTGGGTATTCAGGAGTTTCTGGCGCAAGGGCTGATTATCCGCGAGGAAGAATCCGGTACCCGTCAGGCGCTGGAGCTGTGGAGTAGACAATGCCGTATTCCATTGCAACCAATCATGCAGATCGACTCCAACGACGGCCTGAAACACGCGGTTATCGCGGGCCTGGGAGTAACGGTATTACCGAAGCTGACGGTACTGTCGGAGTTACAGAACGGCAGTCTGAAACAACTGCCACTAGCGGGCTTTCCGTTACGCCGCTCCTGGTGTCTGGTGTACCTCAGCGACAAGCAACCGAACCCGGCGATGCGGGCCTTTGTGGATTTTGTCCAGGACAGTATCCATGCGATCGAACAGCAATTTGCCCGCCGCTCAGCCAGCGTCAGCAGAGCAGCCCCAAGCCCGACAGACTGA
- a CDS encoding acetyl-CoA carboxylase biotin carboxylase subunit: MLKKVLIANRGEIAVRIVRACAEMGIRSVAIYTEPDRYGLHVKRADEAYSLGEDALAGYLDPLRLVNLAVETGCDAIHPGYGFLSENAEFARLCEEKGVTFIGPKSAVIHGMGDKTQARDSMRGAGVPVTPGSDGNLANVDEALELAETVGYPVMIKATSGGGGRGIRRCDSAEELIQQYPRVISEATKAFGSADVFLEKCIVNPRHIEVQILADSHGNVIHLYERDCSIQRRNQKLIEIAPSPQLTPEQREYVGNLAVKAAAAVGYENAGTVEFLLSGNKVYFMEMNTRVQVEHTITEQITGVDIVREQLRIAAGLPLSYRQEDISYRGFALQFRINAEDPKNDFLPSFGRITHYYAPGGPGVRVDTAIYTGYDIPPYYDSMCLKLICWALTWEEVIARGKRALDDMRLRGVKTTAPYYQQILSHPDFEKAVFDTSFVPSHPELLNYSEKRHPSEIALALAAAIAAHMAA; the protein is encoded by the coding sequence ATGCTGAAGAAGGTACTGATCGCCAATCGCGGCGAAATCGCGGTGCGTATTGTGCGCGCTTGCGCCGAAATGGGAATTCGCTCGGTCGCCATCTACACCGAGCCTGACCGCTATGGCTTGCACGTCAAGCGGGCCGATGAAGCCTACTCGCTGGGGGAAGATGCGCTGGCCGGTTATCTTGATCCTTTACGGCTGGTAAACCTGGCGGTAGAAACCGGCTGTGATGCCATTCACCCTGGTTACGGTTTTCTGTCTGAAAACGCCGAATTTGCCCGCCTGTGTGAAGAAAAGGGTGTCACCTTTATCGGCCCGAAATCTGCCGTTATTCATGGTATGGGTGACAAGACTCAGGCTCGTGACTCGATGCGTGGTGCTGGCGTGCCAGTCACCCCCGGCTCTGACGGCAACCTGGCTAACGTTGACGAAGCGCTTGAGCTGGCTGAAACCGTGGGTTATCCGGTGATGATCAAGGCGACTTCCGGTGGCGGTGGTCGTGGCATTCGTCGCTGCGACAGCGCGGAAGAACTGATACAGCAGTACCCTCGGGTCATTTCCGAAGCCACCAAGGCCTTTGGTTCTGCCGATGTGTTCCTGGAAAAATGCATTGTTAATCCGCGCCACATCGAGGTACAAATTCTGGCCGACAGCCACGGTAACGTGATCCATCTGTACGAACGTGACTGCTCGATCCAGCGCCGCAACCAGAAACTGATTGAGATTGCACCCAGTCCACAACTCACGCCGGAGCAGCGTGAGTATGTGGGCAACCTTGCCGTCAAGGCTGCTGCCGCAGTGGGCTATGAAAATGCCGGTACGGTTGAATTCCTGCTGTCTGGCAACAAGGTCTACTTCATGGAAATGAACACCCGTGTTCAGGTGGAGCACACCATTACCGAACAGATTACCGGAGTCGACATTGTCCGCGAGCAGCTGCGCATTGCTGCCGGTTTGCCGCTCAGCTACCGTCAGGAAGACATCAGCTACCGTGGCTTTGCCTTGCAGTTCCGCATTAATGCCGAAGATCCGAAAAATGATTTTCTGCCCAGCTTTGGTCGTATCACCCATTACTATGCACCAGGTGGGCCGGGAGTACGGGTCGATACCGCCATTTATACCGGTTACGACATTCCGCCCTACTACGATTCCATGTGCCTGAAACTGATTTGCTGGGCATTAACCTGGGAAGAAGTGATCGCCCGAGGCAAGCGTGCCCTCGACGATATGCGCCTGCGCGGAGTGAAAACCACCGCTCCTTACTACCAGCAGATTCTCAGTCATCCGGATTTTGAAAAAGCCGTCTTTGATACCAGTTTTGTGCCTAGCCACCCCGAGCTGCTGAACTACTCGGAAAAACGTCACCCCAGTGAAATTGCCCTGGCGCTGGCCGCGGCCATCGCAGCCCACATGGCCGCCTGA
- the oadA gene encoding sodium-extruding oxaloacetate decarboxylase subunit alpha, with translation MIKKPVQVTDVTLRDAHQSLIATRLRTEDMLPICEKMDQAGFWSLEVWGGATFDACVRFLKEDPWERLRQLRAALPNSRLQMLLRGQNLLGYRHYADDVVEAFVHKAAENGMDVFRVFDALNDLRNLETAMKAVKAAGKHAQGTICYTTSPVHTLDLFVQQARDLVNMGADSVAIKDMAGLLTPYGTYDLVKALKEAVDVDVVIHSHSTSGLAPLCQMKAIEAGVDRIDTAISSFASGTSHPACESQVAALKGTEYDTGLDLEQLGDIADYFREVRKKYHQFESEFTREDVSVQINQVPGGMMSNLANQLKEQNALDKIRDVFAEIPRVREDLGFPPLVTPTSQIVGTQAVYNVLAGERYKTITNEVKRYLQGGYGKAPAAVNAELLKQAIGSEGIIEARPADLLDAEMARLKADIGDLALSDEDVLTFAMFPDLGREFLQQRAAGTLVPEALLPVGSDSKAKMGVATEFTIDVHGESYDIAVTGVGDFGAGKRKIYLSMDGVPQEVIFEPLNEYVDDGASKGRKRATEPGHVTATMPGNVVDVLVKEGDEVKAGQAVMVAEAMKMETEIHANVAGTIQAVYVAKGDRITPGEVLIEIG, from the coding sequence ATGATCAAGAAGCCAGTACAAGTAACAGACGTTACTCTGCGTGATGCGCATCAGTCACTGATTGCTACCCGTCTGCGCACCGAAGACATGCTGCCGATCTGCGAAAAAATGGATCAGGCCGGATTCTGGTCGCTGGAAGTCTGGGGCGGCGCTACGTTTGATGCCTGCGTCCGTTTTCTGAAAGAAGACCCGTGGGAGCGTCTGCGTCAATTACGCGCTGCGCTGCCGAACAGCCGTTTGCAAATGTTGCTGCGCGGCCAGAACCTGCTCGGCTACCGTCATTACGCCGATGACGTGGTTGAGGCGTTTGTTCATAAAGCCGCTGAAAACGGGATGGATGTGTTCCGGGTATTCGACGCCCTCAACGATCTGCGTAACCTCGAAACTGCCATGAAAGCGGTCAAAGCCGCTGGCAAACACGCCCAGGGCACCATCTGCTACACCACCAGCCCAGTACACACGCTGGATCTGTTTGTGCAGCAGGCCAGAGATCTGGTCAACATGGGTGCAGACTCTGTGGCCATCAAGGATATGGCCGGTCTGCTGACCCCGTATGGCACCTATGATCTGGTCAAGGCGTTAAAAGAAGCCGTGGACGTGGACGTGGTGATTCACAGCCACAGCACCTCCGGTCTGGCGCCGCTGTGTCAGATGAAAGCAATCGAAGCGGGAGTCGACCGCATAGACACCGCCATCTCCTCCTTTGCCAGTGGCACCAGCCATCCGGCTTGCGAATCCCAGGTGGCCGCCTTAAAAGGCACAGAATACGACACCGGGCTGGATCTGGAGCAGCTGGGTGATATTGCTGACTACTTCCGCGAGGTACGCAAAAAGTACCACCAGTTTGAATCCGAGTTCACTCGGGAAGACGTCTCAGTGCAAATCAACCAGGTGCCGGGCGGCATGATGTCCAACCTCGCCAACCAACTGAAAGAGCAAAATGCCCTCGACAAGATTCGTGATGTGTTTGCGGAAATTCCACGAGTACGCGAAGACCTCGGCTTTCCGCCGCTGGTAACCCCCACCTCCCAGATTGTTGGCACTCAGGCGGTGTACAACGTGCTGGCCGGAGAGCGTTACAAAACCATCACCAACGAAGTGAAACGCTACCTGCAAGGCGGTTATGGCAAAGCACCGGCAGCGGTAAATGCCGAACTGTTAAAGCAGGCAATTGGCTCGGAAGGTATTATCGAAGCGCGTCCAGCCGACTTGCTCGATGCCGAAATGGCTCGACTGAAAGCTGATATTGGTGACCTCGCCCTGAGTGACGAAGATGTGCTGACGTTCGCGATGTTCCCGGACCTTGGTCGTGAATTCCTGCAACAGCGGGCTGCAGGCACGCTGGTGCCTGAGGCGCTGTTACCGGTTGGCAGTGATAGCAAAGCAAAAATGGGTGTGGCGACCGAGTTCACCATTGATGTTCACGGTGAAAGCTACGACATTGCCGTTACGGGTGTGGGTGACTTTGGCGCTGGCAAACGCAAGATCTACCTCAGCATGGACGGCGTGCCGCAGGAAGTGATCTTCGAACCACTGAACGAATACGTTGACGATGGTGCCAGCAAAGGCCGCAAACGGGCAACCGAGCCGGGCCACGTTACCGCGACCATGCCGGGTAACGTCGTGGATGTACTGGTCAAAGAAGGTGACGAGGTGAAAGCCGGGCAGGCCGTTATGGTAGCGGAGGCAATGAAGATGGAAACTGAAATTCATGCCAATGTGGCCGGTACCATCCAGGCCGTTTATGTTGCCAAAGGGGATCGTATTACACCGGGAGAAGTACTGATCGAAATTGGCTGA
- a CDS encoding carbonic anhydrase, with amino-acid sequence MKKLVQGVLNFQQNVYPANKDLFGELADGQSPDVLFITCSDSRIDPNMVTGSEPGDLFICRNAGNIVPPPSNFTGGMTASIEYAVAVLGVRHVIICGHTDCGAIKGALDIQAIKDQGLPHVKEWLGHCRSAMDIVRERHGISWNEPLDPCYLNEAISQNVLQQVAHIRTHPCVAAKIATKKIYLHGWVYDIKSGNILCSDEQCEEFVPFAERYAEQIKDL; translated from the coding sequence ATGAAAAAACTGGTGCAGGGCGTGCTGAATTTTCAGCAAAACGTCTATCCGGCAAATAAAGACCTGTTTGGTGAACTGGCCGATGGCCAGAGCCCGGATGTCCTGTTTATTACCTGCTCCGATTCCCGCATCGACCCCAATATGGTCACTGGCTCCGAGCCAGGCGATCTGTTTATTTGTCGTAACGCGGGTAACATCGTGCCGCCGCCATCCAACTTCACTGGGGGCATGACCGCCTCGATCGAATACGCTGTTGCCGTATTGGGTGTGCGCCATGTAATTATCTGTGGCCATACCGACTGCGGCGCGATCAAGGGTGCGCTGGATATTCAAGCCATCAAGGATCAGGGTTTACCACACGTAAAAGAATGGCTGGGTCATTGTCGTTCTGCCATGGATATTGTCCGTGAACGCCATGGTATTTCCTGGAATGAACCGCTGGATCCTTGTTACCTCAACGAAGCCATCAGCCAGAACGTATTGCAGCAGGTCGCCCACATTCGTACCCACCCCTGCGTCGCGGCCAAAATTGCCACCAAAAAGATCTACCTGCACGGCTGGGTGTACGATATCAAGAGCGGTAATATTCTTTGTAGCGATGAGCAATGTGAAGAGTTCGTGCCATTTGCAGAACGTTACGCGGAACAAATCAAGGATCTCTAA
- a CDS encoding GlsB/YeaQ/YmgE family stress response membrane protein: MDLMSLLVFLLIGAVAGWLAGTLKRGGGFGFFGNMVIGVTGAFIGGFVFNLLGIAAVGFIGSVIMATVGALLLLYIGSVIRRA, translated from the coding sequence ATGGATTTAATGAGCTTATTGGTATTTTTGCTAATTGGTGCGGTTGCCGGCTGGTTAGCTGGCACACTGAAGCGCGGTGGCGGATTCGGTTTTTTCGGTAACATGGTCATTGGCGTTACCGGAGCATTTATCGGTGGTTTTGTCTTTAACTTGCTGGGGATTGCTGCCGTTGGATTTATCGGTTCGGTCATCATGGCAACGGTGGGGGCGCTACTACTGCTGTACATTGGCAGCGTTATACGCCGAGCCTAG
- a CDS encoding inner membrane protein YpjD codes for MSEFIVALPAAVLYLFSAFRQWQTIRGDRPANRNLVLTLAMLAALTHLGFLLYGAVTSDSAHPGINFAFYNIGSVIGWVITLLLLFSSLKKPVENLFVGLFPMIAVLLVVSSFSQQRETLDHLSYGLVWHILLSILAYSVFVIAAVQSVLLSLQDHHLRKHKTHGLIQALPPLQTMDLLLIEMIWLGMILLTLAFAIGWPSVVDLKEQHLLHKVVFASIGWAVFAMLLFGRYRFGWRGVTASRWTLIGTGFLVLSYFGSKFVLEIVIGK; via the coding sequence ATGTCCGAATTTATTGTTGCCTTGCCCGCTGCGGTTTTGTATCTGTTTTCTGCTTTTCGTCAGTGGCAAACCATTCGTGGAGACCGTCCAGCCAATCGTAATCTGGTACTGACGCTGGCCATGCTGGCGGCGCTCACGCACCTGGGTTTTCTGCTCTACGGTGCCGTCACCAGTGACAGCGCCCATCCCGGAATCAACTTTGCGTTTTATAATATTGGCTCGGTCATTGGCTGGGTCATTACGCTGCTGTTGCTGTTTTCCAGTTTGAAAAAGCCGGTCGAGAATCTGTTTGTTGGCCTGTTTCCAATGATCGCTGTGCTGTTGGTGGTGTCTTCGTTCTCTCAACAACGTGAAACACTGGATCACCTCAGCTACGGCCTGGTCTGGCATATTTTGTTATCCATTCTGGCGTACAGCGTGTTTGTGATTGCCGCAGTGCAGTCGGTATTGTTGTCCTTGCAGGATCACCATCTGCGCAAGCACAAGACCCACGGTCTGATTCAGGCACTCCCGCCGCTGCAAACCATGGATCTGTTGCTGATTGAAATGATCTGGCTGGGGATGATCCTGCTGACGCTGGCGTTTGCGATTGGCTGGCCCAGTGTGGTTGACCTGAAAGAGCAGCATCTGCTCCATAAGGTGGTCTTTGCCTCGATCGGCTGGGCCGTATTTGCGATGTTGCTGTTTGGTCGTTATCGCTTTGGCTGGCGTGGTGTTACCGCCAGTCGCTGGACACTGATTGGCACCGGATTTCTGGTGTTGTCATATTTCGGTTCCAAGTTTGTGCTGGAAATAGTGATCGGCAAATAG
- a CDS encoding DUF2461 domain-containing protein, with protein MFTAFSPELLVFLRQLQENNNKAWFEQHKSDYELQVRGPALAFIAAMEMEIRAISPYYEAVAKKVGGSLMRPYRDTRFAKDKTPYKLNVGIQFRHESGKDIHAPGFYLHIAADEIFVGVGVWHPDSVALGKIRDALAERPARYLDAIGDNDFQQYFQLDGDSLIRPPKGYDKDHPQIDELKRKDFIALAALDEETLYQPDCCDQIARRFRAASNFQSWLCDALGLRY; from the coding sequence ATGTTTACGGCGTTTTCACCGGAGTTGCTGGTATTTTTGCGCCAGCTGCAAGAAAACAATAACAAGGCCTGGTTCGAGCAACACAAGTCCGACTATGAGCTTCAGGTTCGTGGCCCGGCACTGGCGTTTATTGCTGCCATGGAAATGGAGATCCGCGCTATCTCGCCCTATTACGAAGCCGTCGCCAAAAAAGTGGGCGGCTCGTTGATGCGGCCCTATCGGGATACCCGCTTTGCCAAAGACAAGACGCCCTACAAGCTGAATGTTGGTATCCAGTTTCGCCATGAGTCCGGCAAAGATATCCATGCACCGGGATTTTATTTGCACATTGCAGCGGACGAGATATTTGTTGGCGTCGGCGTCTGGCACCCGGATTCGGTAGCGCTGGGGAAAATTCGCGACGCGCTGGCCGAACGACCGGCACGCTATCTGGATGCTATTGGCGATAACGACTTCCAGCAATATTTTCAACTGGATGGCGACAGCCTGATACGCCCGCCCAAGGGCTACGACAAAGATCACCCTCAAATAGACGAGCTCAAGCGTAAGGATTTTATTGCCCTGGCGGCGCTGGATGAAGAGACGCTCTATCAACCCGACTGCTGTGATCAGATTGCCCGGCGCTTCCGTGCTGCGAGCAATTTTCAGAGCTGGTTATGTGATGCCTTGGGCTTGAGATACTGA
- the ffh gene encoding signal recognition particle protein yields MFESLTDRLGKALKSISGQAKLTEENIKGTVREVRMALLEADVALPVVKAFTDQVKERAIGTEVLKSLNPGQVFLKIVHEELQSVMGEANEKLNLATQPPAVILMAGLQGAGKTTTVAKLAKYLAEREKKKVMVVSADVYRPAAIKQLETLANEVGALFYPSDISQKPLAIAQGAIEAAKKAHADVLLVDTAGRLAIDDAMMAEIKALHAGINPIETLFVVDAMTGQDAANTAKAFSEALPLTGVVLTKADGDARGGAALSVRHITGKPIKFMGMGEKTDALEPFHPDRVASRILDLGDVLTLIEEAERNIDKAKADKLAKKLQKGKGFDLEDFLDQLQQMKNMGGLTGMLDKLPGMGNVNQMAKQTAAAEGQFKQMEAIIFSMTLDERRFPDKINGSRKKRIANGSGSQIQDVNRVLKQHKQMQKMMKKVTAKGGMKKMMRAMGGNGGGMGGPGGGLPPGFGGGMPPMR; encoded by the coding sequence ATGTTCGAAAGTTTGACCGACCGACTTGGCAAAGCCCTCAAAAGCATTTCCGGCCAGGCCAAGTTAACCGAAGAAAACATCAAAGGCACCGTGCGTGAAGTTCGCATGGCGCTGCTGGAAGCCGACGTTGCCTTGCCGGTGGTGAAAGCCTTTACCGACCAGGTCAAAGAGCGCGCCATTGGTACCGAGGTTCTGAAGAGTCTGAATCCGGGTCAGGTATTCCTGAAAATCGTCCATGAAGAGCTGCAAAGCGTCATGGGTGAGGCCAATGAAAAGCTGAATCTGGCGACCCAGCCACCGGCTGTTATCCTGATGGCTGGCTTGCAGGGGGCGGGTAAAACCACCACGGTTGCCAAGCTGGCCAAGTATCTGGCCGAGCGCGAAAAGAAAAAGGTGATGGTGGTGTCTGCCGACGTTTATCGTCCGGCAGCAATCAAGCAGCTTGAAACCCTTGCCAACGAAGTTGGTGCACTGTTTTATCCATCGGATATCAGCCAGAAGCCACTGGCCATTGCTCAAGGTGCTATCGAGGCGGCGAAAAAAGCCCACGCCGATGTGCTGCTGGTGGATACCGCCGGGCGTCTCGCCATCGACGATGCGATGATGGCCGAGATCAAGGCGTTACACGCTGGCATCAATCCGATTGAAACCCTGTTCGTGGTGGACGCCATGACGGGTCAGGATGCCGCCAATACCGCCAAGGCATTCAGCGAAGCACTGCCGTTGACTGGTGTCGTGCTGACCAAAGCCGATGGTGATGCTCGTGGTGGTGCAGCGTTGTCGGTGCGTCATATCACTGGCAAGCCGATCAAGTTTATGGGTATGGGTGAAAAAACCGATGCCCTGGAGCCATTCCATCCCGATCGCGTGGCGTCCCGGATTCTCGACCTGGGTGACGTACTGACCCTGATCGAAGAAGCCGAACGTAATATCGACAAGGCCAAGGCTGACAAACTGGCGAAAAAACTGCAAAAGGGCAAGGGCTTCGATCTTGAAGACTTCCTCGACCAGTTGCAGCAAATGAAAAACATGGGTGGCCTGACCGGCATGCTCGACAAGTTGCCTGGCATGGGTAATGTGAACCAGATGGCCAAGCAAACCGCTGCGGCAGAGGGCCAGTTCAAGCAGATGGAAGCGATTATTTTCTCCATGACGCTGGATGAACGCCGCTTCCCGGACAAAATTAACGGTTCACGTAAAAAACGTATCGCCAATGGCTCTGGCTCCCAGATTCAGGACGTTAACCGGGTGCTGAAACAGCACAAGCAAATGCAGAAAATGATGAAAAAAGTCACGGCCAAGGGCGGCATGAAAAAGATGATGCGCGCCATGGGCGGAAATGGCGGCGGCATGGGTGGCCCAGGTGGTGGTTTGCCACCCGGCTTTGGCGGCGGTATGCCGCCGATGCGTTAG
- a CDS encoding ABC transporter permease, giving the protein MDLNKIRRHLINIYRLGIKELWSLWRDPTMLVLIIFSFTFSVYTAGTSMPDSLNKAPIAFVDEDGSALSQRIISAFYPPYFMPPEMITLKAMDAGMDAGLYTFVVNIPPDLQRDVLAGRDAEIQLNVDATRMSQAFTGSGYVQQIVQAEVSEFLQSYRSDTVLPVNLAVRARFNPALDQSWFGSLMQIINQITMVAIILTGAALIREREHGTIEHLLVMPVTPTEIMLAKVWAMGVVVLIAAALSLNGMVRGILDVPIEGSLLLFFSGAALHLFATTSMGIFLATLARSMPQFGLLMVLVMMPLQMLSGGTTPRESMPDIVQNIMLLAPTTHFVELGQAILYRGAGFDVVWPQFLALLLIGAVLFAYSLGRFRKAIMQMA; this is encoded by the coding sequence ATGGATTTAAATAAGATAAGACGCCACCTGATCAATATTTACCGCCTCGGCATCAAAGAACTGTGGAGCCTGTGGCGTGACCCGACCATGCTGGTGCTGATTATTTTCAGCTTCACCTTCTCGGTGTATACCGCTGGCACCTCGATGCCGGACTCACTCAACAAAGCCCCCATCGCCTTTGTTGACGAGGATGGATCAGCGCTGTCACAACGGATTATTTCCGCCTTTTACCCACCCTATTTTATGCCGCCGGAAATGATCACCCTGAAAGCCATGGATGCCGGTATGGACGCCGGACTTTATACCTTTGTGGTGAATATTCCGCCGGATCTTCAACGTGATGTACTGGCCGGGCGGGATGCGGAAATTCAGCTCAATGTCGATGCCACGCGCATGAGTCAGGCCTTTACCGGCAGCGGCTATGTGCAGCAGATTGTACAGGCGGAAGTCAGTGAATTCCTGCAAAGCTACCGCAGCGATACCGTCTTACCGGTGAACCTGGCCGTACGGGCGCGTTTTAATCCGGCGCTGGATCAGTCCTGGTTTGGCAGTCTGATGCAGATCATCAACCAGATCACCATGGTCGCCATTATTCTTACCGGTGCCGCGCTGATCCGGGAACGGGAACATGGCACCATCGAACATCTGCTGGTGATGCCGGTCACACCGACAGAAATCATGTTGGCCAAGGTCTGGGCGATGGGAGTCGTCGTACTGATTGCCGCCGCCCTATCGCTGAACGGTATGGTACGCGGCATTCTTGATGTACCGATTGAAGGATCGTTACTGCTGTTTTTCAGCGGTGCCGCGCTGCATTTGTTTGCCACCACATCGATGGGGATTTTTCTTGCCACCCTGGCCCGCAGCATGCCGCAGTTCGGGCTGCTGATGGTATTGGTGATGATGCCGCTGCAAATGCTGTCCGGTGGCACCACACCCCGCGAAAGCATGCCGGATATTGTGCAGAATATAATGCTCCTCGCCCCGACCACCCACTTCGTTGAACTGGGACAGGCGATTCTTTATCGCGGTGCGGGTTTTGATGTGGTGTGGCCACAGTTCCTGGCCTTGCTGCTGATCGGTGCCGTGCTGTTTGCTTATTCGCTGGGACGTTTCCGCAAGGCCATCATGCAGATGGCCTGA